From Populus alba chromosome 16, ASM523922v2, whole genome shotgun sequence:
TCTCGTGTTAAGATACTATTTAAGTGATGATTATCCCTAAATGAAAGTGTTAATGTGAGTTTTGAGTTCATTTTGTTTGAATGGGTAAGAGTTTAACAATAaagtcttttaatatatttatggatTGATCACAGTTCCTTAAATGTTTCTGATGGGTTTATGCAATGATTCTTGGCAAGAGAATCTCAAGCCTTCATGTGCTAAAAGTGTTGttaacaattcaaaataatccATAAAGCTTGTCACGAAGACCATCTCTCGTGTATTGAATGTGTTGTTTTAGGTAGCATTAAGGCTAATAGGTCTTAAGATCCTAGTAAGGAATCTTgcaatttttatataatcaacATATTCTCAGTCTATGTAAGAGTTAATGAGttttgtcaaataaaactcattatTTAATGTAAGAATGTGATGTAGGTAGTAGTGTAAAAGATCCTCTCTATGTAGGGCGGAAGCTAATTTGACTAGTAATGATGTTATGGATATTTAAGTTGAGTTATATATACTTACGATAAGGACTATATAGATGAGGTTTTATATTAAGTGTGAGATTAACGTTGATGTTCTTTTTAGGAAATGAATCTTCTTGGTTGGGGTGATCAAAGTCAGGCATGATTACACTTGTATGTGGGCTATTTTACCATTTTGAAGCATGATGGTGACTTTTATTGTTGTTTGACATGAAGATTTAGTTATATGAAGAAGGTATTGAGTCCCTTTATTGGTGGTGGATTGTAAGATTATGTTTTGTAGGGATTGTTTATTAGGAGGTACCAGTTAAAAAGTGCAATCAAGGAATAATATAAGAGGATAAGTATAAATGAAAGCAATTTGACTTGTGTATATGTTTAGGAATGCATTTTAGAGAGAAGTGTCTCATATGCTGTTAGAGATGAGTGGTCACGAAAACCTAAAGCATAAAGAAGGATTTTatatccattttaaaaataattggtcACGAGACTTAGAGAAAgatccctaattttttttagataaacaaTCATGGAGATTTGATGCATTAAGAAAGATCCtataatcttttgaaaaaaaactggTAATAGAGACTTTGACCATAGAAAAAAACCCCATATCTTTTTAGAGATAAACgatcataaaaacataaatacagATCCCtaatatttttgaagaaatctgcataatatatattgatatttaaaagCACTAAATCCATAAGAGAACATGTCCTTCAAGAGGTGTTGTTTTACTTATAAAATGACTCATATTTCAGCTTATAGCCTCACCATTTAGATTTGTCTTGAAGAAACACcctttaaagagagaaaaattacTTGAAGTTGATGAGCTATCAAGGTGAGAAGCAaggaaataacaaaataaaagataacatataaaaagaaaaggttatgGCTTGCACATTTATATGAAGATGGAAAGATAGATTGTGAAATTATTTTCTAGAGTCGAATGACATGGATTATGTACTCAAGTTGTTTTGCTATGTATTTTAGAGATAAGTATGTCATTATGCAAGAATAAGGCCAAGtttgatttgagaaaaaaaatcaagatttttattgaaatatttgttgattttttttaacattgcagtgaaaagattttgattgcaatgttttttttaacaaatatatattttatgtttttttttcaacaaatatttaataaacaattaatatgagataaatgtatttagatcttttttaaaatatctatattttatgtcactttaaataaatataaaggtcattgtaataaaaaaaaatgatttatataacaaaaataatttgtaaattaaGAGTAGTCAagattattaattctttttatttttacaggtattctaaatattataattaaattcaattgtttaatattttattttaaatacaataattataatatattatcaattaaatttaaatttatttataaattaaattaaatttaacgtgtgattttgcaaaaacaaatacgCATCCACAGCTTCCGTAAACCTCCATGGTCTCCCCTAATCGATGACtagttaaaaaatcatcttacaTTGCAATAGCAAGGGTGAAAGACCACAGTCCATCCCTCTCAGGGTACAATTTGTGAATTCCCCAACATATTGCCacaacataaataaagaatttcaaaacacATTCCGCAACTCTCTAAACACCGAACAAACCAGAGAGTTCCGGGGTTAagacataataaaacaaaatatcgggtccaaaatataaaataaagataattatcTTCCCTCCATCAAAATccgaaacaaaaaaattcccTCCTTCCCTCGTTTTCTGCTTTCTCTCTTAGGTCCTAACCCCcgctccctctccctctctctctaaacccacattctctctctaaaataaaTTCCTACTTTTACTAATCAAACGATTCCagttttcttctctccttcactccggtttttgtttttaggtttCATTTATGTCCGGCGGCGCTAAAGCCTCAACCCGACCGGCTGCGACGGCGGCGCCATCAGGACCGATCTTGCCTCCTTTAGCGCGGCACCTTGCGTTTGCTACGATGAAGCCCCCGTTTCTTCCTCCTGATGATTATCACCGATTTTCTTCTCCGAGTACTAGTAGAGTCGCCGCAGATCGGGATGCTGAGGCTATTGTTGTGAGATCTCCTGTGCGTTTCAGTTTCTCTGTGCTTCTATATTTGTATAAAGATATCCatgtatatcttttttttttaattatttttctttttgtttttatgttggtgtttaatgtgtttttgaGGATTGTTCGTGCGAGTATTTGATGTTAATGGAagttaaattgtgttttgaatgcgtttttgttttgttttgatagtGGTGTGTTTGGTTGATAGAAATTGTGGGAAAGGAAGGGAAATTTTGGATTCTGGAAAGAAATTGGGTTATTTTGGGTGCTTCAATATTATCAGTTATGCTATGATTGTGAATGGATGTTTATTTGGAAAATTGAGTTGTCATttcacatattttatttttgatgatgtTGGACTTGGTGTTGAATTTTGGAATTTGTTCTATTGGTATAAATATTAGTATTTGGTGGAAGCCCATTGTCCATATAAGTTCTCATACAGATGATGTTTAAGTGAGCTTCTCATGTCTAGGGAATGGAGGCTGTGTTTCATTTCCCAAACCATGTTTGGGTAAGAGGACTTCAAGTGAAAAGGAAGATAGGATGGGGTATTGAATCCTTCAAATATTCTAGGGTGGTTTgtggattttgttttccttttgtcCTGTTTCTCATGGGTAGTGTAGGGGATCGGAGGGTTTACTACAACATAACTCCTCTTGTAATAAAATTCACAACATCCCTAAGAGGGGTGAGGAGGGAGGGatgtaattattatctttttaacttgtttttctcATGGTACTGTTATAATCCCCTCCAAATTGTAACAATAAAGAATATGATTTTACTTACTACAGCTAAACTGCTCTTACTCCTTTAActgaacaagaagaagatatgTCACTCTCTTCCCCCCCCCCCATGCATTGCGAACAAGAGGAGGGTAACAATGTCACTTTCATTTACCCTTCCTTTCACCCTCTTATCCAATAAAACGTACTATAATAGAATACTGACTTGTTTtctagcccttttttttttccctcttaagTATGGATTTTGGTTCATACATTAATCTACCTGTATGAACTTCATTTGAATCCTTAGTCTTGCTTAATAAGCCAAACATGTCCTTTTGTTGAGATCCTTCACCGAAATTCTGTgtagcctctttttttttctatctagtTATGATTTCCAGTTACTGCATTAGTTGCTATACAAGGAAGGCTTATATGTGCATCATagtttcatatgattttttttattggagcaGTAGCGGTGGTGGATTTTGAAGGGATGGTATAAACACTTCCAATGAACCCTGATGATCATGCATGAAATCATTTTTCTATGATTGTAGCTTCCAACAACATATTTATCACAGGTCCTACAGTGTACTTGGCTGTAGTCTCATTTTATGCTTTCTgctaattgaaattgaattgcctttgttttattttgacaatttttaagTAATTACTTGTAACCTTATGTTCTTTATGGTTTTATCCACTCCTGCCTGTCATTTAATACAATGTTGTGGTTTTTGGTATCCCTCAGCGATTAAAACGGAAGAGTGGATTGGCTGATAACGGAGTCAGCTCCAGCAATCATGTTAGCAGTCCTGGATGCAGTAATATATCTAATATTCCCTTCAGGACACCTGCATCAGCAAAAGGAGGTAGGACATACAACAATTCCAAGACCTCAATGGGCAATGGAGCTGGGCCTCAAACCCCAGTGTCGAAGGCTGGTGAGGAATTGTATTTATCGCCTTTGCAAGTTCTTTTGCATGTGTTAAGATAGCTTAGACTTTGCTTGTTAGTATAGAGATCATGTCTCTTCATTCTTTGAGTAGGGTTTGCATAAAGTCTTTATTGTCCAAGCATAACTAACTTAAAGAGGAGCCTGATTAATATTATAAGTGAACTTGCAGATTGCTCTTCTCCTCTTACTCCAGCTGGCAGCTGTCGTTATGATAGTTCCCTTggtaatttttcaaatattaacatTCAAGATGATTTCATCATATCTGTTTTCTTTGTCTTGTAGAGCCGTGGAAGCTATCATATTTATTTCTACCATATTTTTCAGGTCTTTTGACAAAAAGGTTTGTTGATCTATTTAAAAATGCCGATGATGGAATTCTTGACCTAAACAATGCAGCCGAAACCTTGGAGGTAATCATGCTTCTGATTGAATGTTTGTAGTGATAATAATGTATCATACTTGTTAAAAGCTTTTTACTGGAACAGGTACAGAAGAGGCGGATATATGATATAACAAATGTCTTGGAAGGAATTGGTCTCATAGAAAAGACACTCAAGAATAGAATACGCTGGAAGTAAGTTGATGATAATAAACTTTCTTGAAAATTCTActattttgtttccatgtttGACTCCTGGAAGCATCCAAAGCACATGGGAACTCGTGTAAGGATTAATTTGATTGAATGGTTGACCAGGGGCATTGATGCTTCAAGGCCAAGGCAGGTAGAAGGTGATGCAACTTTATTACAGGTAAACGGAAGTGGatatttttttcctgttctACAAGCCTaactaattttcttttctgcaaATTATCATGGGtgtgatttttctttatcttttttatcttgatgTGTGACTGCTCACAGACAATTTGTACACATTACCCCTTAATCCATTTTTGATGATGCTCTAGTCAAATGATGAGGAACTGAAAAGGGGAGGGTGAAAACAATTACTTATTGGCTTCAGGTTTATCTTGTGCTTCTTTTCCTGcaggaagaaattgaaaagctTAATATGGAAGAGCACAAACTAGATGATCAAATAAGGTTACATGGCTGATTTCCTTGTTATAGCAAATAATGTTGAAATGTTGAATCTCTTGGATAATGCTAATGCTGTCAAACTGTTGCAGAGAAATGCAGGAACGATTGAGAGATATGAGTGAAGACGAGAACAATCAGAAGTAAAACCCTCTCCGCAAACCCTACATACTTTCAATTAATTTGAGCAGGTGTTGTATTTGCTAATTATGGTACTCTTATTCATCTTCTTACAATTACAGGTGGCTTTTTGTGACTGAAGAAGATATCAAGAGTCTACCTTGTTTCCTGGTACTTTTATTCTCTCCAAACTTTATACCTGCCATAATATTTTTCCAGTCTTGATGCTGATCTGTCCTATGTTTTTGCCAACTTTCTTCTGTATCTCATGCCAGAATGAAACCCTCATAGCAATTAAAGCTCCCCATGGAACTACTCTAGAAGTTCTTGATCCTGATGAGGTAAGTTgatagaataaaatttaaaaaagaatgggGACTGGAGAAAAGTTGTTTTATTTGTATTCTATGCTTCATCTGCTTGATGCCATTGCTTCTGTATGTGACAGGCTGTTGACTGTCCACAGAGGAGATACAGGATAATCCTGAGAAGCTCTATGGGTCCTATTGATGTCTACCTTGTGAGGTGCGTGACCACTTTCAAGATGGGGCATTGTTGTCTTTTGAGAATCAGTTTActgattatttttgtttcgcTTCtcttatttaagttttttctgttctttgttCTAGTCAATTTGAGGAGATGAATAGTGTTGATGCGTCCGCTTTTCCTCACGCTTCTAGTTCAGCATCCCATGGAAACCCAGTGACAGAGATGACCACTGGTGTAAGAACTGATCCTCTGGCACAACAGGCTCCAACTACGTTCTCTGATCCTAATTCTACTCAGGATTTAGGGGGAATGATGAAGATCGTTCCTTCTGATATAAATGTAAGTGTAGTGTACAGCGTTTTTGTCTTATTAGCAATTAACTACTCACTAAAGAGGCTTATATTATTTCCATGGATAATAGTTTTGACTTCAGCAAAGGTACTTACTAGATCTGATAATGGTGGGCATGCACATCTAAATCTCTGACCGATGATTTTGAGCTTTGCTTTCAAGCCCATTTGTTGATTGCCTGGTTCAGTATCAGTTTTGTGAACACAAAGCTGAGATGATGCACagtaaatttgattaaaatgctgttttttttttttttttttaaataattcttttaagcAGCAATTAATCCGCAAATTGTGAGGATTTACTTAAAACCTTTTAATTCATGTAAAtgtcatctgtgaaacctttcTGCTGGTAGGTTCCAAATTGTTTCTTATagcatatataaaacaaataagacaTACAGAATTCTGTTGGGTCATACCAAAGATTTTGCAGCTGCTCTATCTGAACGAATCaaaattgatagttttttgGACAGTCATATTCCTATTCAAATGTCTAAGATGTCTCTAACTCTGTTAACTCTATTATTCTTGGTACTCTTGCAGAACGATTCAGATTACTGGCTTCTTTCAGATGCAGACATAAGCATTACAGATATGTGGAAGACAGACTGTATCCTTGCTTGAAATTATTTCCTTTTGATATTCTACCCCCTCTCCCACCCCCACTTGTTCCTCTGAGTATGTAAGGTTCAATCATCAATCCTTGACACATTTAGCAGCAAATATCGAATGGACCGACTTTGGAGTGGCCGATGTCCCAACTCCTAGGACACAAACTCTATAGCATGGGATTACTGAAGTGCCAACTGGTGTGCAAGCTCTATTCAGAGGTAAATATTGACTTATCCAACGTGCCAAGTGAAATCCTTTTTCTACACCTATCTGCATCCTTCTATGCTCGTCAATTACTCAAAATGCCAATGAGTTGGctgaagaaaaacaaaccaGGAAAGTGTTAGAAGCTGGCAAATGACAATCCATGGTTAATGCTATATGGTAGAAATTGATCTTTATGGTCATTTGCAagcaaatcaaaggaaaaaaagaggaaattttgtttgaaatggTGGACATTCTGGATGGAACTGAGTCTTGGTGTATCTTATGATGCGAGGGCATACACAACATAGTTAATTTACGTTTATTATCTCATCATACATGTACATGTTGCTATCATTGGTGCTGTAGTTTGTTTAGCGATGGAAGGCAACAGATCTTAGTGGCATGCTATAAAAATGTTGTGCGGGAACCAGTATAACTTTGAGGCAGCATTGGTTCCCAGCCTAGAATCagttacattattttaattttctggtCTCAAGCTGTAAACGTTAGTTTCCATATTTCCTCGGAAGGAAGCATGCTGCTTTTGCAGCTGAAGTTTCTTCCTGGAACATCATACTTGAAAAATTTTCAAGTGATAGTTGATTGAACTTTAATCACCCAGTCATGTTTAACATTTTTAGTTCTTTCACTGACCCCTCCGCCTACACCTTAATCCCAATTACTCCCAGCACCTATTCTTTCAGGAAGAGAAAATCACAGAATGGCAACAGAGGAAATACTGCTATTTATTAAGATTATAAATAGTATATACCCTCCTTGAAGATCTGCACCAATGTAATTTGTGCTTTACTCTGAGGAATACATTATGCAATCATTTTAAGTTTGCTCAGTGCTCATGGTAAACTGCTGGTCATCTACTCGGTCACTTTCCTGTTCAAAACGCCTAGGGGCAATGGGAGTCCTCTGACTGTTTGTACAGTAGTGTTGattttacatgaatttttcTTTGGATGCTTATTTTGGCTAATGAAACTCACACTAAATCTTTCTTACTGGGCATGTCAATTAAAATgaagtttggttattttttatttggaaatgtattaaatattttttaaatttattaatataaatacaaaagtttaaattttgatgaaaagcaATTGAACTCTAAACATTTTGAGGTGaagaatacaaataaaatctcAAGAATTGAATGTGTGGTAGCATCTTGCTCTATTTATGTTATTACTATTTTGAATTTTACTTGCGtaagtaattataaaaaaatctgaattgttTTGTTGAGGAATTCTACTTTGAATAAAATCGTTTTCACCGAATAAAATTATATCCTTTGATTAACAATACATCTTATCAGCTGGTAGATgctagatttaattttattaatatttttttatcaatcaaagCTCGTTCCCTATTGTAATGAACCATTATTGTTCGTTACAACTGACACGTTTATTTTAAGTATAAAGAAGGGAACAACAAATCACTAAGGTACACCAGATCATATGTTGATCTAGACGACCAAAAGTAACCATTTGGAGTCCAGGTCAGCACCACGTAACCTTAACATGCTCCACGCCAGATACCAGGTCAATGCTACTTTTCTCCGGTGTGTTTTCTGACTTCCTTCATATCCAGGCAGGAGCTTCTTTGGCTTTTACGCTTTGCTAGAGGCGGACAATGAACTTATACGTAATTAAGTAGCGAAAGCAAGCGTTGGAGTCTTCTTCTCGTTAACCTTTTGGAAATAAATGGCTGTTGAGCATCGGCGCCTTATATATTACGTTATTACACGAAAGCTAAAACTGATGGTTGTATTTATGAGCTTCAAGACAGTTACTATTCATGACAATAGTTTATATTACCTCTTGTCAATTTATTCTTTGGGCTTTATTTCGGGGATAGAGTGGTTTATTCTCTTatgactttttcttttcttttcctttttttttttctttctagaatTGCATGATCATGCAAATAATTATATCGgtcatttaatttatctttccttttgatttaatccttcttttattttcaatttttttatatttacattgattatttttaattgaattttatttttgattttatttctaattattttatttttattttttttttaaatttagcagTGATTCTTtaaattgctatttgttttgttttgaattattttcttaattgttttgtgtttttttacaattccacctttagaaatttattttcatttgatttttgtttcaaatttgatcatgtttTTTTGAACTGCTATTATTTACTCATTTTCTTAATGGATtggtttttttacaatttcatctctgaatatttaatttcatttaatttttatgtcaaatttagtcctgattcttttatttgttatattttttttgcattattgtttttcatttatttatttttctctcaatttcatctttgaatgtttatttggttaagaatatggcttctttgtttttttgagttTGCCTTTGATGTGGTCATACATGTCTCATGACCCGGGTCATAGATATAGAAGATTAGTCTgagttgacttttgttttttttttaaaagcatttttttgaatatttttttaactggtaTTTTGTAAGCTTTCATGTTTATAGCATCATCCTAGTCTCATGTTCTAGGTCAtgtgttagatttttttatccCGGGTTGGTTGTCGGATTTGCtcgaggttttttttgttatttttttggcgTTGACacaagtttttcaaatttatattttaaaaatggctTTATAATAAACTTCTTAATATGACATGGATTCAGGTTTTTATAGGTTGCAAGCTTTTTAAGATTTGATCATGTTAGGATATTTATCTGGGTTTACTtgatttttacatatattttcaatttcaccccctatgtatttttttatctttagaatttgattcttattcttttaaatttttttgttgcttttgcaagtttttttattaatatttttctagtgattttatcctttgaaaataaattggttgaggattatacttttaattgaatatggataaaaaaaatttatttgctttcaataagttttttctatttcatccgctaccattttttaatctatgaaTAATCTATCACGTTacaaatgattttcaatttcactctctttgatttttttttttatcttttaggtTTAGTCAcgattctttttattataatatttttgggatatctttaatttttttcaaatttcatttttattgggttttttctAGTTAGATTTTAGgcccattctttttttttttgctactccttttattttgcaagggtttttttttttttttaaaaaaaattagattaggTTTAGGAGGCTTGCCTAAAattgattagtttttattttttaaagctaatgttattttttttgatgtttgactcttgtttttctagtttttctttaattaggttagattgagttgttttataatttggATTGGTtcgggtgtttttttttaatctctttttcattgtattttttgtcaatttatttattattgctgtgttttttttttatatattatttaaattgacaCTTTAACAAATGACTTGATATTTAAATTCgtttttacttattatttttttatataaaagaaatactCTTCCACCTGACGAATCCCGTGCCACGTATCTAAGTAATAAACTAAAAGCACAAGAAAACTCTAACCGGCTCTGCACGGTGGCTCGGGGCACTTCAATTTGACAAGCAAGGAGAGCAAGACCGtgtgaaaggaaagaaaaaaaatgcactaAACGTGGAAAAATAAGGAGCAACACGACACCATACAAGGCTCCAAACCGCTCAAGATTGACCACTCAAATTTGGAAGAAAGCGATGCTTCCTCCACCAACACTAATATCTAAAAACAGGCTGCCGGAGATTTTTTGGTTTCTCTAATTCGTAGAAATAGAAGAGCACCACCATTGAAGATGGAGGGGAGCTTTGCTGGTTTACCACATCTTCCTACCCCTTCTGTTGTCCCCTCTCTTCTGTTTTTCAGATCGATGAGTATATATGACATCTGGTAAgataaaatacttcaaaaaaataataaccctaccattatattttttatttggtattaaTTAAGATCTGTCCTTTTCAAATTTGGATAAGCATGGTggagtcgttttttttttttttttttaaaaataactatcttACAGCTTAATTAATCATTTGATTTGAGTAAGAGTGGCATTAATTATCTTTCGACATGTTCGAGGTAATCATTTGATTATCCCCTCGGACAAGGAAACATGACCATTTTAATACCAGGGAATGAAGATTCAGCGTGCgcaaagataaaatatattgagtTTTTAAACTTTGTGATATCTAATGTACTCATTActagtttgatttttgaaaaaattactcTAAGAATTCtatagttttatctttttttcactttacaATTAAGTTCTTGAATattacattttataatttaaattttaaaaacaaataacacatTATATCTTTAGATGTTAgtgccacaaaaaaaaatcaagaaacaatgtatatttatttataaaattgtcattatatttgaaataataattaaaaaaagcctTTAgagcataaaaataataaaaagtcaataaagagttgttgggtttttcttttaaaaagagtgaatgctttgtttttattaaaaagaatagtTAGTCAtggtttaaataattataaaaataccataAGTAGTTTTAGTATTTAGGAACCATTCTCAGCCATTTCAAGCCATTCTTTACCAAACAAAGAATCTAGCAACCTCTCTATCATCATCTCCAACATACCTCCTCCCTTTTCAcaataatttcatcaaataatCTTGCCAAAATTGCACAAGCAAC
This genomic window contains:
- the LOC118038442 gene encoding transcription factor E2FA isoform X3 — encoded protein: MSGGAKASTRPAATAAPSGPILPPLARHLAFATMKPPFLPPDDYHRFSSPSTSRVAADRDAEAIVRLKRKSGLADNGVSSSNHVSSPGCSNISNIPFRTPASAKGGRTYNNSKTSMGNGAGPQTPVSKADCSSPLTPAGSCRYDSSLGLLTKRFVDLFKNADDGILDLNNAAETLEVQKRRIYDITNVLEGIGLIEKTLKNRIRWKGIDASRPRQVEGDATLLQVYLVLLFLQEEIEKLNMEEHKLDDQIREMQERLRDMSEDENNQKWLFVTEEDIKSLPCFLNETLIAIKAPHGTTLEVLDPDEAVDCPQRRYRIILRSSMGPIDVYLVSQFEEMNSVDASAFPHASSSASHGNPVTEMTTGVRTDPLAQQAPTTFSDPNSTQDLGGMMKIVPSDINNDSDYWLLSDADISITDMWKTDSANIEWTDFGVADVPTPRTQTL
- the LOC118038442 gene encoding transcription factor E2FA isoform X5 — encoded protein: MSGGAKASTRPAATAAPSGPILPPLARHLAFATMKPPFLPPDDYHRFSSPSTSRVAADRDAEAIVVRSPRLKRKSGLADNGVSSSNHVSSPGCSNISNIPFRTPASAKGGRTYNNSKTSMGNGAGPQTPVSKADCSSPLTPAGSCRYDSSLGLLTKRFVDLFKNADDGILDLNNAAETLEVQKRRIYDITNVLEGIGLIEKTLKNRIRWKGIDASRPRQVEGDATLLQVYLVLLFLQEEIEKLNMEEHKLDDQIREMQERLRDMSEDENNQKWLFVTEEDIKSLPCFLNETLIAIKAPHGTTLEVLDPDEAVDCPQRRYRIILRSSMGPIDVYLVSQFEEMNSVDASAFPHASSSASHGNPVTEMTTGVRTDPLAQQAPTTFSDPNSTQDLGGMMKIVPSDINNDSDYWLLSDADISITDMWKTDCILA
- the LOC118038442 gene encoding transcription factor E2FA isoform X2 — protein: MSGGAKASTRPAATAAPSGPILPPLARHLAFATMKPPFLPPDDYHRFSSPSTSRVAADRDAEAIVVRSPRLKRKSGLADNGVSSSNHVSSPGCSNISNIPFRTPASAKGGRTYNNSKTSMGNGAGPQTPVSKADCSSPLTPAGSCRYDSSLGLLTKRFVDLFKNADDGILDLNNAAETLEVQKRRIYDITNVLEGIGLIEKTLKNRIRWKGIDASRPRQVEGDATLLQVYLVLLFLQEEIEKLNMEEHKLDDQIREMQERLRDMSEDENNQKWLFVTEEDIKSLPCFLNETLIAIKAPHGTTLEVLDPDEAVDCPQRRYRIILRSSMGPIDVYLVSQFEEMNSVDASAFPHASSSASHGNPVTEMTTGVRTDPLAQQAPTTFSDPNSTQDLGGMMKIVPSDINNDSDYWLLSDADISITDMWKTDSNIEWTDFGVADVPTPRTQTL
- the LOC118038442 gene encoding transcription factor E2FA isoform X1, with protein sequence MSGGAKASTRPAATAAPSGPILPPLARHLAFATMKPPFLPPDDYHRFSSPSTSRVAADRDAEAIVVRSPRLKRKSGLADNGVSSSNHVSSPGCSNISNIPFRTPASAKGGRTYNNSKTSMGNGAGPQTPVSKADCSSPLTPAGSCRYDSSLGLLTKRFVDLFKNADDGILDLNNAAETLEVQKRRIYDITNVLEGIGLIEKTLKNRIRWKGIDASRPRQVEGDATLLQVYLVLLFLQEEIEKLNMEEHKLDDQIREMQERLRDMSEDENNQKWLFVTEEDIKSLPCFLNETLIAIKAPHGTTLEVLDPDEAVDCPQRRYRIILRSSMGPIDVYLVSQFEEMNSVDASAFPHASSSASHGNPVTEMTTGVRTDPLAQQAPTTFSDPNSTQDLGGMMKIVPSDINNDSDYWLLSDADISITDMWKTDSANIEWTDFGVADVPTPRTQTL
- the LOC118038442 gene encoding transcription factor E2FA isoform X4, with amino-acid sequence MSGGAKASTRPAATAAPSGPILPPLARHLAFATMKPPFLPPDDYHRFSSPSTSRVAADRDAEAIVVRSPRLKRKSGLADNGVSSSNHVSSPGCSNISNIPFRTPASAKGGRTYNNSKTSMGNGAGPQTPVSKADCSSPLTPAGSCRYDSSLGLLTKRFVDLFKNADDGILDLNNAAETLEVQKRRIYDITNVLEGIGLIEKTLKNRIRWKGIDASRPRQVEGDATLLQEEIEKLNMEEHKLDDQIREMQERLRDMSEDENNQKWLFVTEEDIKSLPCFLNETLIAIKAPHGTTLEVLDPDEAVDCPQRRYRIILRSSMGPIDVYLVSQFEEMNSVDASAFPHASSSASHGNPVTEMTTGVRTDPLAQQAPTTFSDPNSTQDLGGMMKIVPSDINNDSDYWLLSDADISITDMWKTDSANIEWTDFGVADVPTPRTQTL